The Henckelia pumila isolate YLH828 chromosome 2, ASM3356847v2, whole genome shotgun sequence genome includes a window with the following:
- the LOC140879269 gene encoding uncharacterized protein codes for MDENTRAYLTYLLNSTQNSQENASSQNPQTPPTHQYPHPFPNMQFPPQNVQNFLGFGNFMSHPNYTSRGLPQPLSAEYWQNTSHLPFTPPVLQGFGTPYTTGTHFSSLMPTEPASPTFVPETQLSDRESPIEVVNLEKTIPNAEGTRKRSTWKKVEDEVLARSFVTISDDPIIGNDQKADAFWGRVASYYNDNRPAGSNNRKANVIRSHWLNTIQKKVNLFNANYNSIYSLYRSGHSDEDILRFAYEKYREEHNGVAFNLEHVWRIVKDRPMFTPQSDDHFVATKKTRTSESGASNTSSNQNVSVDIDDEDNRPMGRKAAKRKGKDKVSFQVFAWKGQFTRGHGSPTIVLEAVASHDLWIWHAFFGVAGSRNDINVLYESPIFNNVLQGNAPEDPKRKLFKERQESARKDVERAFGVLQSRWAIVRGPARYWYRKKLKQIMLACIILHNMIIDDEGGHVIDWYNDEADELAQPILGSNRGFQDYLRTNSELRDTQVHHQLRADLVEHIWGNCNNMNP; via the exons ATGGATGAAAATACGAGGGCATATCTTACATATTTGTTAAATTCTACACAAAACTCGCAAGAAAATGCATCTTCCCAAAATCCACAAACTCCACCAACTCATCAATATCCACATCCATTTCCAAATATGCAGTTTCCTCCACAAAACGTTCAAAATTTCCTaggatttggaaattttatgagTCATCCGAATTATACCTCCAGAGGTCTACCACAACCACTTTCAGCCGAATATTGGCAAAACACGAGTCATCTACCATTCACGCCGCCAGTTCTTCAAGGCTTTGGTACCCCATACACAACTGGTACGCATTTTTCATCTTTGATGCCGACTGAACCTGCATCTCCGACTTTTGTCCCAGAGACTCAACTGTCCGATCGTGAAtccccaatcgaggtggtgaattTAGAAAAAACGATTCCGAATGCTGAGGGTACGAGAAAGCGTTCGACTTGGAAAAAGGTTGAAGATGAGGTCTTGGCCAGAAGTTTTGTCACAATCAGTGATGATCCAATAATCGGCAATGACCAGAAGGCAGATGCATTTTGGGGACGTGTCGCAAGCTACTACAATGACAATCGTCCTGCAGGTTCAAACAACAGAAAAGCTAATGTTATACGGTCACATTGGCTCAACACAATCCAGAAGAAGGTAAATCTATTCAACGCAAATTACAATAGTATTTACAGTTTATATCGCAGTGGTCACAGTGATGAAGACATATTGAGGTTTGCGTATGAAAAATATCGCGAAGAACACAATGGTGTTGCGTTCAACCTCGAGCATGTGTGGAGAATTGTTAAAGATCGTCCAATGTTTACTCCACAATCCGATGATCACTTTGTGGCCACAAAGAAGACGAGGACCTCTGAGTCAGGAGCAAGCAACACATCTTCCAACCAAAATGTGAGCGTAGACATAGATGACGAAGATAATCGTCCAATGGGTAGGAAGGCAGCAAAAAGAAAGGGAAAAGACAAA GTGTCTTTTCAAGTTT TTGCTTGGAAAGGTCAATTTACAAGGGGACATGGGTCACCAACAATTGTGCTAGAGGCGGTCGCGTCTCATGACTTGTGGATTTGGCATGCCTTCTTTGGGGTCGCCGGTTCACGCAACGATATCAACGTGTTATATGAATCTCCAATCTTCAACAACGTCTTGCAAGGAAATGCGCCGGAG GATCCCAAGAGAAAGTTGTTTAAGGAAAGACAGGAATCTGCAAGAAAAGATGTCGAGCGGGCATTTGGTGTGCTCCAATCTCGATGGGCGATTGTCAGAGGCCCAGCTCGCTATTGGTATaggaaaaaattaaaacaaataatgTTAGCATGCATTATTTTGCATAACATGATTATTGATGACGAAGGAGGTCACGTGATAGATTGGTATAACGATGAAGCGGATGAACTTGCACAACCTATCCTAGGATCCAACCGAGGCTTTCAGGATTATCTTCGGACAAATTCAGAACTACGTGACACTCAAGTTCATCACCAACTTCGCGCGGACTTAGTGGAGCATATTTGGGGGAATTGCAACAACATGAATCCGTGA
- the LOC140883280 gene encoding AT-hook motif nuclear-localized protein 28 — protein sequence MKGEYAEDKQYHYTMFPKSHRQPANFHHPPPPQQPHLHHSFPSPSASDRPSSSEAAAHSPSSSTMKQPKDPPPPNDGATIEVTRRPRGRPPGSKNKPRPPVIVAPDPSEPQMTPYVLELPPGVDVIEATTRFCRRRNLGLCVLNGYGVVSNVTLKQPSTTPGATVTFHGRFDILSISATILPPSASSPILATGLSNGFAITLAGPQGQMVGGIVMGPLVSAATVYLISTTFNSPSYDRLLMDDSGVEGDQSPAAVSGGGDGITAAESCGISIHSYNQPSDVIWAPTARQPPPPHPPRY from the coding sequence ATGAAAGGGGAATATGCAGAAGATAAACAGTACCATTACACCATGTTTCCCAAGTCCCACCGTCAACCCGCCAACTTCCACCATCCACCACCGCCGCAGCAGCCCCATCTCCACCACTCTTTCCCCAGCCCCTCCGCCTCCGACCGTCCCTCGTCTTCAGAAGCTGCTGCTCACAGTCCCTCCAGCTCAACCATGAAGCAACCAAAAGACCCTCCTCCACCCAACGACGGCGCCACCATCGAAGTCACCCGCCGCCCACGCGGCCGCCCACCCGGCTCCAAGAACAAACCCAGACCGCCAGTGATCGTAGCTCCGGACCCATCCGAGCCGCAGATGACACCTTACGTCCTCGAACTCCCGCCCGGAGTTGATGTGATCGAAGCCACCACTCGCTTCTGCCGGAGGAGGAACCTCGGGCTCTGCGTGCTCAACGGCTACGGCGTCGTGTCCAACGTCACTCTGAAGCAGCCGTCGACGACTCCCGGCGCCACCGTCACCTTCCACGGCCGTTTCGACATCCTATCCATCTCCGCCACGATTCTGCCGCCGTCCGCTTCGTCTCCGATTTTAGCCACTGGGCTTTCAAACGGGTTCGCCATAACGCTAGCAGGTCCACAGGGGCAGATGGTGGGTGGGATCGTAATGGGTCCTTTGGTATCCGCCGCCACCGTTTATCTGATTTCGACAACTTTCAACAGCCCATCCTACGATAGATTATTGATGGACGATAGTGGTGTCGAGGGGGATCAGTCTCCCGCGGCGGTTTCCGGCGGCGGTGATGGTATTACGGCGGCGGAATCATGTGGGATTTCCATTCACAGCTATAATCAGCCTTCGGATGTGATCTGGGCTCCCACCGCCAGACAGCCTCCACCGCCCCACCCGCCACGCTactga